The proteins below come from a single Mucilaginibacter mali genomic window:
- a CDS encoding DUF1059 domain-containing protein, which yields MKTLNCADAGFDCPAVVTADTEEEVLAIAAEHARSVHGTTVTPDMAEQIKTLIREA from the coding sequence ATGAAAACTTTAAATTGCGCCGATGCCGGCTTTGACTGCCCTGCCGTAGTAACCGCCGACACTGAAGAAGAAGTACTGGCCATAGCTGCCGAACACGCCCGCTCTGTACACGGAACTACTGTTACGCCCGATATGGCCGAGCAAATTAAAACATTAATAAGGGAAGCATAA
- a CDS encoding DUF3857 domain-containing protein, with the protein MKKFFALILISCTTTLGVSAQKSPTGQQLLQPYGKVDMADLQSTSCDFEKDANAMVLFDKADIYYQDNKIYLNRHRRVKIFNDNGKKNANVRIEFIGVFLYQHIDGLQAQTINLVNGKPEITKLDSKSIYLEKTDKLNSAYVFSFPNVKPGSILEFKYVWSTTGGLPAWSFQDFIPTRYSVLTTELPPQIVPQIRGGANALNTELISGNPLTGHSALNAIRQSMTNVPSLVEEPYMTSVKDNIHSIYFRFADPNYAGDQFGNEKQWNKIAEDLDNDDDFGHQLNRKLNGEEAILSEAGKLKAPGDKIAYIFNQVRDAMKWNDADAWYTNDGTVKAWEKKTGNATEINLVLYHLLTKAGIKAAPMVVSTRNNGRVFGGYPTLNQFNRTVVSVSEPGSYILDASGKFNIYNETPENLLNNYALLTDIPNKKAVLMQIERKDPVREIIVISGDIKNDGKMAGSAQLTNFSYNRINAIKKYKTDGEQKYIDYLRDNNNNLKISGLKMANMEVDSLPLEQSMDFKLDLAGSDGNYIYFIPAMFNPLKNNPFIKETRLTDIDFGYLDNVSIVGNYKMPDGYKADALPKNIILQTPDQSITFKRIIGEQEGTLVVRLVVSHKQTTYTRDNYDQLFDFYKKLHELMNEQIVLKKS; encoded by the coding sequence ATGAAGAAATTTTTTGCCCTTATTTTAATTAGCTGCACAACCACCCTGGGCGTTAGCGCGCAAAAATCGCCCACAGGGCAACAACTGCTACAGCCCTATGGAAAAGTAGATATGGCCGACCTTCAATCAACATCCTGCGATTTTGAAAAGGATGCCAATGCCATGGTTTTGTTTGATAAAGCGGATATTTATTACCAGGATAATAAAATATACCTTAACCGCCACAGGCGTGTTAAAATATTTAATGATAACGGTAAAAAAAACGCCAATGTGCGCATCGAATTTATTGGAGTGTTTTTGTACCAGCACATTGATGGGCTACAGGCTCAAACCATAAACCTGGTAAACGGGAAACCCGAAATAACCAAGCTCGACAGTAAATCTATCTACCTTGAAAAAACCGACAAGCTAAATTCGGCTTATGTGTTTTCGTTCCCTAATGTAAAACCTGGTTCCATATTAGAGTTTAAGTACGTGTGGTCTACAACCGGCGGTTTACCGGCGTGGAGTTTCCAGGATTTTATACCTACGCGCTACAGCGTACTTACAACCGAACTGCCGCCGCAAATAGTACCACAGATAAGAGGCGGCGCTAACGCCCTTAATACCGAACTAATCAGCGGCAACCCGCTTACGGGCCACTCGGCGCTTAATGCCATCAGGCAGTCTATGACTAATGTACCCTCGCTGGTTGAAGAACCGTACATGACATCGGTAAAAGATAACATACATAGTATTTACTTCCGTTTTGCTGATCCAAACTATGCGGGCGATCAGTTTGGCAATGAAAAGCAGTGGAACAAAATTGCCGAAGATCTGGATAACGACGATGACTTCGGCCATCAGCTTAACCGCAAACTAAACGGCGAGGAGGCTATTTTAAGCGAAGCCGGCAAATTAAAAGCACCCGGCGATAAAATAGCCTATATTTTTAACCAAGTGCGCGATGCTATGAAATGGAACGATGCGGATGCCTGGTATACTAACGACGGTACGGTTAAAGCCTGGGAGAAAAAAACCGGCAACGCTACCGAGATCAACCTTGTCCTTTACCACCTGCTTACAAAGGCAGGCATAAAAGCTGCGCCAATGGTGGTAAGTACACGCAACAACGGCCGGGTGTTTGGCGGCTATCCAACCCTAAACCAGTTTAACCGCACGGTGGTTTCTGTTTCCGAACCTGGTAGTTATATCCTTGATGCATCGGGCAAGTTTAATATATATAACGAAACGCCCGAAAACTTGCTGAATAATTACGCCCTGCTTACGGATATTCCCAACAAAAAGGCCGTGTTGATGCAAATAGAACGGAAGGACCCGGTGAGGGAGATCATTGTAATATCTGGCGATATTAAGAATGACGGCAAAATGGCAGGCTCGGCGCAGTTAACCAATTTTAGCTACAACCGTATTAATGCCATTAAAAAATATAAAACCGATGGCGAACAGAAATATATCGACTACCTGCGCGACAACAATAATAACCTGAAAATATCGGGACTCAAAATGGCTAACATGGAGGTAGATTCGCTCCCGCTTGAACAAAGTATGGACTTTAAGCTGGATCTTGCCGGCAGCGATGGCAACTACATTTATTTTATCCCGGCCATGTTTAATCCGCTAAAAAACAACCCGTTTATAAAAGAAACCAGGCTTACGGATATCGATTTTGGCTACCTTGATAATGTATCTATTGTAGGCAATTATAAAATGCCGGATGGCTACAAGGCCGATGCCCTGCCTAAAAACATTATCCTGCAAACCCCCGATCAAAGTATCACCTTTAAACGCATCATAGGCGAGCAGGAGGGAACGCTTGTGGTGCGCCTGGTGGTAAGCCATAAACAAACTACTTATACCCGCGACAACTACGACCAGCTATTTGATTTTTACAAAAAGCTGCACGAATTAATGAATGAACAGATCGTTTTAAAAAAATCATAA
- a CDS encoding DUF3857 domain-containing transglutaminase family protein produces MRMMIRGWGLCTAMVLTIIFAHAQDKNIPKEYYLASGIPDSLKTDANAVIRYTMDDIIIKAPGREVLKHHSITTVLNEKGDHVGEIGMLYNRKYDTYADIEVKVYSATGQILKKYHKSDMYDRAASDDETIVTDDRVLLLQHTIPSYPTTIEISYEEDISSFISLGSWMIRPQEEIAVQTALCKVAVNPAVGFRYQAFNIVANPEKGTQGDMETYSWQVKNLKAAKPEENTLPWQMQQKIAFATNSFEYYGLPGTFDNWQNFGKWINGLNADVNTLSPARAAEIKKMTDTIKTDKDKVRFLYNYLQKNVRYVSVQLGIGGLKPFPATFVDQKKYGDCKALTNYMGALLRAVDIPSCYAIINAGTNERPADPKFPANVFNHVILCVPLKGDTTWLECTSNTQPFGKLGTFTENRNALLITPEGGKLVATPKSTMQDNVFDSYAHVTLNPDGSAKADLKFLSTGEYRSMYLGLESQKLDEQKAYLIRYLNLKQPIAFNFKLSPDKDGTKEMNIALEYDRLFDLAVGDKQFYKANVFDIWRATMPELEKRKTDYYFDHPMQKTCVTTIDLPAGFEMETLPADVKLKFSYGNFEASYLYDKAKNQVTSKVKFILDNQVVPATKYTEMQQYMEDIAKAQNKKMVIKKKV; encoded by the coding sequence ATGAGGATGATGATAAGGGGCTGGGGGTTATGTACCGCCATGGTGCTAACCATTATTTTTGCCCATGCCCAGGATAAAAACATACCTAAAGAGTATTACCTCGCTTCCGGCATACCCGATTCGTTAAAAACTGATGCCAACGCCGTAATACGCTATACAATGGATGATATCATCATTAAAGCGCCGGGGCGTGAGGTATTAAAGCATCACAGTATTACCACCGTTTTAAACGAAAAGGGCGACCATGTTGGCGAAATTGGCATGCTTTACAACCGCAAGTACGATACCTATGCTGATATCGAAGTAAAAGTATACAGCGCTACCGGCCAGATATTAAAAAAATACCATAAAAGCGATATGTACGACCGCGCCGCCAGCGATGATGAAACCATTGTTACCGATGATCGCGTATTGCTGCTGCAACATACCATCCCCAGCTACCCTACCACTATCGAGATCAGTTACGAAGAAGATATCTCCAGCTTTATCTCGCTTGGCTCGTGGATGATACGGCCGCAGGAAGAAATTGCTGTACAAACCGCGCTGTGTAAGGTAGCGGTAAATCCGGCGGTTGGCTTCCGGTACCAGGCTTTTAATATTGTCGCTAATCCCGAAAAAGGCACACAGGGCGATATGGAAACCTATAGCTGGCAGGTAAAAAACCTAAAGGCTGCCAAGCCCGAAGAAAACACCCTGCCATGGCAAATGCAGCAAAAGATAGCCTTCGCTACCAATAGCTTCGAGTATTATGGCCTGCCGGGCACTTTTGATAACTGGCAAAATTTTGGCAAATGGATAAACGGCCTTAACGCCGATGTAAACACACTTAGCCCCGCCCGTGCCGCCGAGATCAAAAAAATGACCGACACCATAAAAACCGATAAAGATAAGGTACGCTTTCTGTACAACTACCTGCAAAAAAATGTGCGTTATGTAAGTGTGCAGCTGGGTATTGGCGGCTTAAAACCATTCCCGGCTACGTTTGTCGATCAGAAAAAATATGGCGATTGCAAGGCGCTTACCAATTATATGGGCGCTTTGCTGCGCGCGGTTGATATCCCATCGTGCTATGCCATTATCAACGCGGGCACCAACGAGCGCCCGGCCGATCCGAAATTCCCGGCTAACGTGTTTAACCATGTGATATTATGCGTGCCCCTTAAAGGCGATACCACCTGGCTGGAGTGTACCAGCAACACACAGCCCTTTGGCAAACTGGGTACCTTTACCGAAAACCGCAACGCCCTGCTGATCACTCCCGAAGGCGGCAAACTGGTGGCTACGCCCAAAAGCACCATGCAGGATAACGTATTTGATAGTTACGCGCATGTAACACTTAATCCCGATGGCAGCGCCAAAGCCGACCTGAAGTTCCTCTCGACCGGCGAATACCGCAGCATGTACCTGGGCCTTGAATCGCAAAAGCTGGACGAGCAAAAGGCCTATCTTATCCGTTACCTTAATCTTAAACAGCCTATCGCCTTCAACTTTAAGCTGTCGCCCGATAAGGATGGCACCAAGGAGATGAACATCGCCCTGGAATACGACCGCCTTTTTGACCTGGCCGTTGGCGATAAGCAATTTTATAAGGCTAATGTTTTTGATATCTGGCGCGCCACCATGCCCGAACTGGAAAAGCGTAAAACCGATTATTATTTCGATCACCCCATGCAAAAAACGTGTGTAACCACGATAGATCTGCCTGCCGGTTTTGAAATGGAAACACTACCTGCCGATGTAAAACTGAAGTTTAGCTACGGAAACTTTGAGGCCAGTTACCTGTACGATAAGGCTAAAAACCAGGTAACATCCAAAGTGAAATTCATTTTAGATAACCAGGTGGTGCCCGCTACCAAATACACCGAAATGCAGCAATATATGGAGGATATAGCAAAGGCACAGAATAAGAAAATGGTGATCAAAAAGAAGGTGTAG
- a CDS encoding Crp/Fnr family transcriptional regulator has protein sequence METSTDIFKKISFFSDPNLKAELLQHGKTLSLNKGDVVVRDGQYVKFLPIVLSGAIRVYQQKEDREISLYHVKAEETCTMSLAAAYFNNKSTSHGVATEPTEVLVFPADLVMQWQLKYPAWNTYMMHMFRKRYDDLINAFEDIVFEHIDTRVLEYLKKKSREAGSPSVNLSHQELASELGTTRVVISRILKDYEKQNMVRLYRGRIDIL, from the coding sequence ATGGAAACCAGTACAGATATTTTCAAAAAGATCAGTTTTTTTAGCGATCCTAACCTGAAGGCAGAGTTATTGCAGCATGGCAAAACCCTTAGTTTAAATAAAGGCGATGTAGTAGTGCGCGACGGGCAATATGTAAAGTTTTTGCCTATTGTATTAAGCGGCGCCATCAGGGTTTATCAGCAAAAGGAAGACCGGGAGATATCCCTGTACCATGTAAAGGCCGAGGAAACGTGTACCATGTCGCTGGCGGCAGCCTATTTCAATAACAAAAGCACATCGCACGGTGTGGCTACCGAACCTACCGAAGTACTGGTTTTCCCGGCCGATCTGGTGATGCAATGGCAATTGAAATATCCGGCGTGGAATACATATATGATGCACATGTTCCGTAAAAGGTATGATGACCTGATCAATGCCTTCGAGGATATCGTATTTGAGCATATTGATACACGGGTGTTGGAGTACCTGAAAAAGAAATCGCGCGAGGCAGGCAGTCCCTCTGTTAATCTCTCACACCAGGAGCTGGCATCCGAACTGGGGACAACCAGGGTTGTAATATCGCGCATACTGAAGGACTATGAAAAGCAAAATATGGTGAGGCTGTACCGGGGCCGTATAGATATTTTATAA